A window of Pan paniscus chromosome 16, NHGRI_mPanPan1-v2.0_pri, whole genome shotgun sequence genomic DNA:
CCTCATCATCTCCCATTCCTCCACACTTCAGAGGCCAAGGGCAGTGGGAGGAAGGGCGCCAGCTCTGGAGTAAGACAGACCTGAGTTTCTGGGACCACTTGTCCACTTCCTGCCCATGAGACTGTGGGCAGATGATTTCAACCCTTGGAACCTTGGTGTCCCCATCTGTTCAGTGGAGACAACAGTATACTCGCTTTTCCCAAAGATCTGGTATCAATTCTAACTCCTAAAGCCTCTctacctcctcctcttcttccccactGCCATGCCGCCAGGTCAGCCTACCAGCAGCTCTAAGTGGATCACTGCCACAGCCTCCTCCCCGGCTTCCTCATGCCTGCCCTCCCTCAGTCTTCTACTCCCACTATACTcaccacacagcagccagaatgaCCTTTCTAAAACACACATTGGACTCTCTCCCCTGATTGCCATTCTGACTCCCATTGTCCAGGGTAAGTCTAAATTCGTTACATAGCTTCAAATGATCTAGCCTCTGCCCACCCACTTGCCTTGCAAGCCACCCTGACAGACAGGGCTACAAAAGCCAGGTttgctccccactcccagccccctCAGTACATATACCTTCGTGCCCAATTCTCCCTTACCCTTCAGGTCTCAGCGTAGTGCCACTTTCTCCATGAAGCTTTCCCTCACCCTCACACCCCCACCCCTAGCCCACGTTAGCCCCCGCTCCTGTGAGCGCCACAGCCCCTAGACTTGCCTCGCCCAGTTCTCATTAGGCTTTAAAGCAATCATCTGTTTGTCCATCTTACCAACAACACAGCATTGTCAGAGCAAAGATACCGTCATGTTTATCTGGCAGAGAGTGGAGGCTCAGTCAATGTTTGTTGAAAGGATGAAAggaggcccggcgcggtggctcatgcctgtaatctcaacactttagggggccaagacaggtggatcatttgaggtcaggagtttgaaaccagcctggccaacacggcgaaacttcatctctactaaaaatacataaattagctggctatggtggcacacgcctatagtcgcagctacttgggaagctgaggcaggagcccaggaggtagaggttgcagtgagctgaaatcgtgccactgcactccagcctgggcgagagagcgagactctgtctcaaaaaaaataattttttttaaaaaaaataataaaaataagaagaaaggatGAAAGGGACAATGGTGAGGAAAGAGTCCTTGGCTCATGGAAAGCCCCAGGCTCAGTGGGGGCACTTATCAGACTCAACATAGACTACTCAAAACATGGCCACAGGAAGCAAAGCCAACTTGCCAAGCCCCTGGAGGAAAGAGCCAAcaaagaagggaaagggaaactGTGGGGACGGCTCTGTTCTGGGAACTGGTATTGGGGGTTGGTCCAAGGGATAGGGCAGGGTGACCCAAATGTTCTGCAGCATAATGGGATAGGGGAGTTAAGGAACCCCAGCACCTTTGAAGGCAGTCCTCAGAGGCAGGGTGAGAGCTGCCACAGAATGGAAACGAGCTCTGGGCAGGCTGTatcatgggcacaggaagggctGTGTCAGCCCCATTTGACCAAGACAGACCCATGAGGATGGGACTGGCCTTTGTTTCCACCACAAACAAGCAAGAGACACTGTGTATAAAGACAGAGCTTCCTGGTCTTTGCTCTCAACCACAAGTAGGCAGCTGGGCTCCAGGCAGACCACTGAGGAACAGAGGCGTGGCAATGAGAAGCCCAGTTCTGAGTCTTTTCTGTCAATGCACATAGAGAGACTTCTCAAATTttctggaagaggcaaagaataACATCCTGTTCGGGCCATATCTGGACGTTAAGAGTATCACTGATACACTGGAGGTCATCCAGAGAAACGAACAGGATGTGCTGGGAACCAAAACCAGGACAGGTCAAAGGGGCAAGTCAATGACCCACCATGGCATTCTGTAAATAACTAAAGCCCTGCTAAGGTAGAAGAGGAAGCAGGCTTGTTCCGAGTGGTTCCTTAGGGCAGAGAGGGGACCAAGGGGTAATGCCCTGGCAAATAGTTAAAGGACAGAATAGGCTGTAAGTGGTAAATCTTTTGTTCCTGGAGAAGACAAGCAGAAACCAAATGACCATGACTGGGAATGGTGGAGATGAAACGCCTGCCAAGGCAGAGGGCAGGAGCAGATCTCTGAGCCCCTTTCCACCCATGTTATTCCCAAATGAACCAAAACACCATCTGAGGGGAAGAAGTTTTCTCCCAACGAAGTATTCAAAGCATTTAAAACCCACTTTCTCAACTTGGACATGTCTGCAATGCCGCAGGGAACGTCACAGGGAACGCCATGCCAAGGGGAACATGAGTGAGCACAGGCAGATGGAGCAACAGCTTGGGGGTTGGTGCCCTCTCTTCAATATTAAAGCTGAGCCCTGTTCATGTTGGTGTTGTTGTTTAGTATTGCTATTTAACTGCTCTTGTATTTATGCCTTCAGGACAAGGAGGGCCCTACCTCCTGGCGAAGCTCTGAGGCCTGGATTCTGGAATCATTACAGAACAAGCATCAAAAAATGCTTGGTGAGAATAGACTGGTGGGGTGGACAAAGAAATCTGTGGAAgccattgagagagagagaaatgtggaAGGCAAGCTGCCTCCATGTGCTTCCCCTGAAAGTCCACCCAGCCACTCCATAGACTGGACATCTCGGAAGCGTAAGCCTCTTCTGGGCACAGCTGTAATCCAGCAGCCACCCTGAAGATTGGGTGGCAGCTCTGCCTAGACTTCGGCACATCCTGAGGCTCCCAAACTCCAAAGCCCCAGAGAGTCTGGGGGCTACGGCTGGAAACTTCTCCCAGAAGTTAACATGGGTATCTCACAGCATCCCATGATGTAGGGTCTAACATCCTCCATCCAGGGCCCAGAACTAGGGGCCAGCCCTGCTTCGATGCCACAGCATCAAGACCAGCACACCTTGTTTGCCCCACTGCCTCCACCAACTCAGATCAGCCAGAAAGGTCAAGAACTGGACAAAGCAGGAGAGTTGACCATCAGGTATATTGGGGAAGGGAGAGATGGAGGCACCTTCATGAGTGCCTCCCAAGGGCAGTAGCCTCTGCAACTTGCTGGGGGTTCAGGGGAAGCAGGGAGTTCATGGGGCTCCTCCAGCAAAGATGAGCTCCAGGGCTGCTTGGATGTCCCCACCGGTGGCCTGCAGGGCCCGCAGGCTCAGCTCATCGTCCTGGATGCCCATGTCACGTAGCTGCTGCAGCTGGGGCTGCCACTGGCTCTGTGGAAAGATAGGAATGGGCAGAAGCTGTTAGCTGGGATCTGGTGAAGACTCACTTAGGTCTGTGCTTTccggggaaggaaaggaagatggGGGAGTCCTCAGCAAAGCTGCTGATGCTGAGTTCCACAGAACACGGTGCTTCTAGGAAGACTAAAAGATAGGCTTGAGGGTTAAGAGAACAAATCCAaagttttacaataaaaaaaggaaattcttggCATAAGGATCAAAAGAGAATGTACAAATTATTCACTGTCTGAATTCCAAGAGGCTAAattactttctttctcttgctatgtgtacacacacaacaGCAAGATTTTGCTCTTTATGTGATGAGtgttacagatttttttcccaGTTTGTTAGCCTTTGGACTTTGCTtcggttttttgtttggtttggtttgccaCGCAGaaattttcacctttttttaaatgtcttaaatttTTGTGgtatatattaggtatatctatTTGTGGACTGTAagagatgttttaaatttttcgcTTTTACAAACCCAAAATGCATAACTTTTATTTAATGGCTACTGGATACTGAGTTTCGGCCAAGAAAGCCCTTCCCTACTATAAGGATTTGAAGAAATTCacccatattttcttctagtactttcatAGCTTCATTAATATCTCTATTTCATGACAGCAGGGATGAGCACAATTTAGGGAAAACAACGTGTTCACATGTGGGAAGAAGGCAATGCAAAGGGGAAGAAAAGCAAAGTCAAAGAGGCAGGCAGGGATGAGAACGTGGagggcttaaaaaaaaagacacacagatcAATTTGAATTCATTTTACAGGCCAGGTGGAACCAGTGAAAGCTTCTGAGCTAGGGAATAAAGTAAACAGGCATCTAGCAACAGGGGAGATGCAAGAATGGAGAAGACAAGTTGTTCACGAATCCTGCCTCTGTTCCCTCACTGTCCACAAGGACCACATGGAACAGTGAAAACCACACAGGCTTGAACCCTATCGTTACGACTTCATGGCCTTATGACCCCAGACAAGTTCCAGGGATGATGCTCTACCCATAGGCTTACTATGTGGAATAGAGGAAAACAGACGTGAACCAAACCGCTCATGCATGGAGCTGTGAACTACAATGCTGGCCCCTCAGGTATTCCACTTAGCTGTTAGGGTGACCTTTCCCCTCCTTAAAGCCTCCCatgggccgggtatggtggctcacacctgtaatcccagaactctgggaggctaaggtgggtgaatcgcttgagcccaagagttcaagaccaggctgggcaacatagggagacccccccatctctacaaaaaatacaaaaaattagtcaggcatggtggtgcatacctgtagtcccagctacccgggaggctgaggtgggaggatcacctgagcccaggaagttgaggctacagtaaattgtgatcacaccactgtactccagcctgggtgacagagtgacaccctgtctcaatcaatcaatcaatcaatcaatgccTCCCAGGGATCCCTGGTGACTGCTACATCAAGTCATTAAGTCTAATCTCCGCAGGTTGGCATTCGAGCCCCTCTCGTAGGCTCCTGCTCTTTCTCTAGCCCCATCTGCGGATCTTCTACACTGGACACTGCATCCTAGCCTTGTAGTTTTGAGTATGTCACATATACCTCCACACATGTGCACAAACAGGTAGCTGTCTTCACCTGGAAATCAGCCCCTTCCTACCTCAAACCCCCTTCCCTGGCTAGCTAACTTCTAACTAATTCTTCTGACAATCAGCTTAAATACCCCTCTCTCAGAAAAGTTTTGTCTGACCTAGGCCCTTACTTCAAGCAGCTGGGTTTCTTGCCTTGTTGCTCCCCAGCTCAGTACCTGCCTGGTGCCCCTCCATGGCAGGGATGAGAACCAGCTTGCCACTAGCCCAGCATCTGGACTCAGGCCTAGTATACACATGCTCAGTCAATgatcactgaatgaatgaatgaaatggccATGATTATCTAAGCCAGGTGGTCTAGGGAGTCAGGCCATGGTCACTAGGGGCAGGAGAAGCCTAGTGACCACTGTGTATGGTCTGAGAGTGTGCCCTTGCTAGGAACACTCTGCACCTGTCCCACTGCCATGCTCCAGCTGTTCCTAGAATGAAGCATGCCAGGTGTGAAGGACCCCCAGAGAGCAAAACAAAGGCTGGGCATCCAAAATAACAAGGAAGCCACATGGAAACCAAGACGTGGAGAAGACTGACCTGGAGGCTGGGCTGCCCAGAGGCCTGAAGGGCATGCTGTAGGGCTTGGCTGAAGAGATCATTGGTGATGGGCGTCCCTGACTGGACACCAGAGGACATTGGTGAGGTCCCTGAGGAATGACCCTAGAGACAAATCAGTGGTCAGTGCCACCCTCAGAGCCATCTCAATCTTATAGCAGATGCTCGCTGTTGTCCTATCACCTCACAGCACTCCTGAGGTacccaacttctgcctcccaacaAAGACCTGCCATAAGACAACCAAACAAAGGTACCTAGAAGCTCTCTATGTGGGCAGGAAAGGTTCCATTCTCTTCTGCACTGAGCCCCTTGTCCCAGCCTAGGACCCCAGCACTGCAGCACTGGGAGAGATGGCCTTGAAAGCTGAAGTGACTTGTCACCCAGAAATGCTTAAGCTGGTGATGTCTGCTCCCTGTCAGGGATGAGGAAGGGCATATTGTGTGCGGGAAGAGTCTTCTGAACTAATAGGGGGGACTACTCGGGATCATGTTAAAATCTAGACTTCTGAGTCCTCAAGGCAAGTGAAGGGGAGGTCACTCAAGCTGCAGTAAGAAATCCCCACCAGGACTCCAGGGTTCAGCTTAAACTAGATCTAGCACCAGGGTCAGCAAAGGCAAGTCTACTCTACTGCTGGGGAGCTTGTTCCTTGGGGGCCCAGCCTTGATCTTCCCGGCCCCGTCTTCATACCTGGGTGCCAGGAGTCGGTGTGTGAGAGCTGCTCTCTGGAGTGCTGGCCAGGGCCAAGGCGGTGGCCAGCTCACTCTGGGTGATGGGCCGGGGCCCAGCAGCTCCACTGTACCCCAGGGAGGCTGGGCGGGAGCTGGGAGTACTGCTAGAGGGTGTGGACCTGGTGTTCTGGAGAAAGAAGACACTCAGAATCAGGGAAGCAGTACTGTGAAACTCCCAGATGAACTCCACCCACCTCCAGCAATAGTTCTTGGGGAAACTCTTAAGTTCCCAGGTTCAGAAAGGAATCCAAAAGCAGAAATAGTATGACATGGTCTTGGCCCCCCAGTGGCGTATGTCCATCTCCCAGCCTTGGGAGTGCCAGGTCCCAGGATGCAGCTCATTCCCAGCACCATCTCCCCCACATGTCAGCAtgtcaggcaggcaggcaggccactTACTGGGTGAAAGTCGTCCTCATCATCTGAGAGCCCTTCAAACAGGAAGCCACCTGGAGGAGGACGAACAGATTTCAGGAGGAAGAACAGAAAGGCACAGGCGCAGCTCCAGAATCTCAGCTCAAGTTACTCTCCAAATTCATATTTTCATCTCTCCCCTCGGAAAATTACAGGACAGATGCACTTCCTGACTCAAACCGAGAGTTCCCAAGGAACGCCCTCTGCCAACGCTATACATAGCTGCTGAGTAAAGCAAATTCCTGGGCCACTGCCGGCTCCTGAGGGGCCCACATTACGCTTTTCAGGCGCTCACCTGGCATATCCCGGTATGAGCTGGAGGGCATGCTCCGGGAAgaggagtcagtcccaggcattGGGGCACTGCCTGCTACGGAGTGCAGAACCAGGACAATGGCATTGACGAGGGCTGGGTGAGCAGGCACCAACCTAGGAAAGAAGCAGGAAGAAACCCAAGGGTGACTCCAAAAAAGCACCCTCAGCCATGACAGGAGTTTTGGGTGCCCCCTCACAACAGTGCAGCCACCTGTGCCTGCTCTCAAATTCCTCGGTCTTTAGCATCTTCCACCAGGAAGCTTTATCCTCCTGCTGATCTGCCCCCAGCAACGGGGGCAAGGCCTTCAATTCCTGGGGTCCACTGCAGATTCTTCACCCTCTCCGCAGGCAAGGCATGATGGGAAAGGTGCAGCCTGGGAGGCTCAGGGTTCTGGCCTGAGCACATGAGGAGTGTCTGGTCTAGGCACCACTACTACATCAGGCAACCCTGGACAGGTCCCTTCTCTTCCCAGGGTGGGGCTGTTTTCTTCACTTGCAAAATGAGGACATGTCCCTTTTAGCTTTGACACTTTACGGATCTGTACACCTGCTTCTCCTTTCGCCAGCTTAAAATCCTTGAAAAGCTCCCTAATTTCTACCACATGAAACCTAAACTGAGCCTGGCAGGCAAGACCCTTTCCCTCAGAATCCTGCTTCCTCCCAACACTCTTGACAAAAGCCCTGCTCTTGGGCTTTGTTCTTTCTCACCCCCTGATGTATCTAGAGGGTAGACTTGGTGACAGACTATGGATGGGCTCCCAGAGCAGACTGCAGGGTGACAATTAGGCTTCTGGCCTGAGCACGAGGAGAGAGAAGGTACCCTCTAATAGGACAGGTACACTTACGTATCAAGCATATTGGGATCAGCGAAGACAGAGAAGAGGTCCTTGTCCTGGAGAACCCCTGAAAAAGAGCAGAGCTCAcctcaaagaaaggaaatcagccaGATCCAGGAGGGAGAAGAGGCTTTGCGTCTCAGAGCAACCAGCTCAACAGGGACACAGGACAACAAGCCAATCTTCATGAGAAGTAGAGGAAGCAAAGCGCCAAGCAATACAATTCAGGTACTCCTCATCTTGTTCTAGTGAGGATGGTCCCCTGCTCTCCACCTCCCCTGCACTTTAGTCACATCACAGACTGGGTACCAAGACACCTGTCTCTTTCTCCCGTATCTCTGGGTTCTTCCCTTACTCAGGGTGTGCAGGACACCTTCCCTGATTGCTGTGATGTGGGCTAACTGCTATCCTCATTTGGCATCCTCATACTCTTATTTACGATGTTAGTTAAGCCATTATCTCTCTGTGGGACTGAGAGCTCTTAAAGGGCTGGGTATATCAAACACACCTTGATTactctccctcttcccccaagACCAGTCATTCTTCAAAAGATAGTCCAAGTCTCTTTATAGGAATTGTCTTCTCCTGTTTTCTCCTTTTCCGACAACTCCTATTTCCTCAAATTCAGTCCTGCACTTACCAAGAGCAATAGGGTCACTGCTGAGGCCTGGGGTGGCCACAATGATCTGATCCAGAGACTCCTTATTGCTG
This region includes:
- the UBL7 gene encoding ubiquitin-like protein 7 isoform X3 — protein: MMTITRTYLALQDSSAVRVSDLFSGVPCMPGRKRERERERMSLSDWHLAVKLADQPLAPKSILRLPETELGEYSLGGYSISFLKQLIAGKLQESVPDPELIDLIYCGRKLKDDQTLDFYGIQPGSTVHVLRKSWPEPDQKPEPVDKVAAMREFRVLHTALHSSSSYREAVFKMLSNKESLDQIIVATPGLSSDPIALGVLQDKDLFSVFADPNMLDTLVPAHPALVNAIVLVLHSVAGSAPMPGTDSSSRSMPSSSYRDMPGGFLFEGLSDDEDDFHPNTRSTPSSSTPSSRPASLGYSGAAGPRPITQSELATALALASTPESSSHTPTPGTQGHSSGTSPMSSGVQSGTPITNDLFSQALQHALQASGQPSLQSQWQPQLQQLRDMGIQDDELSLRALQATGGDIQAALELIFAGGAP
- the UBL7 gene encoding ubiquitin-like protein 7 isoform X4 — encoded protein: MSLSDWHLAVKLADQPLAPKSILRLPETELGEYSLGGYSISFLKQLIAGKLQESVPDPELIDLIYCGRKLKDDQTLDFYGIQPGSTVHVLRKSWPEPDQKPEPVDKVAAMREFRVLHTALHSSSSYREAVFKMLSNKESLDQIIVATPGLSSDPIALGVLQDKDLFSVFADPNMLDTLVPAHPALVNAIVLVLHSVAGSAPMPGTDSSSRSMPSSSYRDMPGGFLFEGLSDDEDDFHPNTRSTPSSSTPSSRPASLGYSGAAGPRPITQSELATALALASTPESSSHTPTPGTQGHSSGTSPMSSGVQSGTPITNDLFSQALQHALQASGQPSLQSQWQPQLQQLRDMGIQDDELSLRALQATGGDIQAALELIFAGGAP